The Bremerella cremea genome window below encodes:
- a CDS encoding prenyltransferase/squalene oxidase repeat-containing protein — translation MSTANSNANPSEGSSASVEGKPVRIEFRLGRWEFFSSDRLRGSIGFLVSAAVHFALLVVLALWIAPVGRGGNANDLLLLPADNESLDLTMEQVLTPIEVSTANDQLEQLVQADSAAIGELSQLVDPSSNQAAIESEATTVDSVSDLQKNFPWQQAIPSKKGGGFEGRSNAMRQELLAARGGSPATEDAVDRALGWIAAHQLPDGSWSFDHQQTEIGKLSPNPGKAVTATGATGMALLPFLGRGYTHMNDNPYREQIEKGLYFLRANEVIGPNGGDLRMGSMYGHGLAALSLCEAYAMTGDPALKEDATQAIRFIEYAQHSEGGWRYEPQQPGDISVFGWQLMALKSGLLGDIKVSSSTIGMAEFWLDQVQQADGAYYGYQHPGKMVSPTSIGLLSRMYLGWPKEDRRLRKGVEFLMEEGPSKSDMYYNYYATNVLSHYGGPKWEAWNEEMKEYLVKTQSRRGYTNGSWYFDDKHAKVGGRLYVTCLSAMILEVYYRHMPLYSEKSLEFTF, via the coding sequence TTGTCCACTGCTAATTCCAACGCGAATCCATCTGAAGGGTCGTCCGCTTCGGTCGAAGGGAAGCCGGTGCGCATCGAGTTTCGCTTGGGTAGGTGGGAGTTCTTTTCCTCGGATCGGTTGCGAGGAAGTATCGGCTTCTTGGTCAGTGCGGCCGTTCACTTTGCCTTGCTGGTGGTATTGGCCTTGTGGATTGCCCCGGTCGGGCGCGGAGGCAATGCGAACGACTTGTTGTTGCTGCCAGCGGATAATGAATCGCTGGATCTAACAATGGAGCAGGTCTTAACTCCTATTGAAGTGAGCACCGCCAACGATCAGCTAGAGCAACTCGTTCAGGCCGATTCTGCCGCAATCGGTGAGCTAAGTCAGTTGGTCGATCCTAGCTCGAATCAAGCGGCTATTGAATCGGAAGCCACGACCGTTGATTCGGTTTCCGATCTGCAAAAAAACTTCCCCTGGCAGCAAGCTATTCCTTCCAAGAAAGGTGGTGGTTTCGAGGGGCGAAGTAATGCGATGCGTCAAGAATTGTTGGCCGCGCGTGGTGGCTCTCCAGCGACAGAGGATGCGGTCGATCGGGCTTTGGGGTGGATTGCCGCGCACCAGTTGCCGGATGGCTCGTGGAGTTTTGATCATCAGCAAACGGAAATTGGCAAGCTAAGTCCTAACCCTGGGAAAGCCGTAACCGCCACAGGGGCGACTGGGATGGCATTGTTGCCGTTTCTTGGGCGAGGCTATACCCACATGAATGACAATCCCTATCGTGAACAGATTGAAAAAGGGTTGTATTTTTTACGTGCTAACGAGGTGATCGGGCCCAATGGGGGCGACCTGAGAATGGGGTCGATGTATGGCCATGGCTTGGCGGCTTTGTCATTGTGTGAGGCCTATGCTATGACAGGCGATCCCGCTTTGAAGGAGGACGCTACTCAAGCGATTCGTTTCATTGAGTATGCCCAGCACAGCGAGGGAGGCTGGCGTTACGAGCCGCAGCAGCCAGGGGATATCAGTGTGTTTGGCTGGCAGTTGATGGCGTTGAAAAGCGGACTCCTAGGAGACATCAAGGTTTCTAGCTCAACGATTGGAATGGCAGAGTTTTGGCTCGATCAAGTGCAGCAAGCGGATGGCGCCTACTACGGCTACCAGCATCCCGGCAAGATGGTTTCTCCCACATCAATTGGATTGCTTTCGCGAATGTACTTGGGCTGGCCGAAGGAGGATCGCAGGTTGCGAAAGGGGGTCGAGTTCCTGATGGAAGAAGGGCCCTCGAAGAGCGATATGTACTACAACTACTACGCAACCAATGTTCTGAGCCACTACGGTGGCCCCAAGTGGGAGGCGTGGAATGAAGAGATGAAGGAGTATCTCGTAAAAACTCAATCGCGACGCGGCTACACCAACGGCAGTTGGTATTTCGATGACAAGCACGCCAAGGTCGGAGGGCGATTGTACGTTACGTGTCTCTCAGCGATGATCCTAGAGGTTTATTATCGACACATGCCTCTCTATTCGGAAAAGTCGCTTGAGTTCACCTTCTGA
- a CDS encoding HisA/HisF-related TIM barrel protein gives MSSPSDRPAWYDAILPVMDLRLGQVVRGVAGRRDEYLPVQSRYVDDSRPGTIAMLLAQTFGFRDCYVADLNAIAGGQVDAATLEAIAVQGLNVWLDAGVGSVARWQACSENLRGWSPFRWIVGLESLVSWQAMRQLVEAIEPERLVFSLDLKQGKPLTNRPELVGLSALEIAKTVAGMGVGTLLVLDVEAVGEGTGARTEDLLDEISREVPEIELVAGGGMASPAGIESLMGHQVRRVLVASALHDGRIAPYHGGGRGAGWE, from the coding sequence TTGAGTTCACCTTCTGATCGCCCTGCCTGGTACGATGCTATTTTGCCGGTGATGGATCTTCGCTTGGGGCAAGTTGTGCGAGGAGTTGCTGGGCGTCGCGATGAATATCTGCCTGTTCAATCTCGCTATGTCGACGATTCGCGCCCAGGCACAATCGCCATGCTGTTGGCGCAGACCTTTGGCTTTCGCGACTGTTATGTCGCCGACTTGAATGCGATTGCTGGTGGCCAGGTCGACGCGGCTACGCTCGAGGCAATCGCCGTTCAAGGCTTGAATGTTTGGCTTGATGCGGGCGTTGGGAGCGTTGCTCGATGGCAAGCATGTTCCGAAAATCTGCGAGGCTGGAGCCCTTTTCGTTGGATTGTGGGCCTCGAGTCGCTGGTGAGTTGGCAGGCCATGCGGCAGCTTGTCGAGGCAATAGAGCCAGAGCGATTGGTTTTTAGTTTGGACTTGAAGCAGGGGAAACCACTCACGAACCGGCCTGAACTTGTGGGGTTGTCTGCTCTGGAAATCGCGAAGACGGTTGCTGGGATGGGGGTTGGCACGTTGCTGGTCCTTGATGTGGAAGCAGTAGGCGAAGGTACTGGAGCACGGACGGAAGATCTGTTGGACGAGATTTCTCGGGAAGTGCCTGAAATCGAGTTAGTCGCGGGGGGAGGAATGGCATCGCCCGCTGGTATTGAGTCGTTGATGGGTCATCAGGTGCGGCGCGTTCTCGTCGCTTCTGCTTTGCACGATGGCCGTATTGCGCCATATCACGGTGGGGGGCGAGGGGCTGGGTGGGAGTGA
- a CDS encoding Na(+)-translocating NADH-quinone reductase subunit A, with the protein MPRRITISKGLDLPISGKPKQSVQEIADVRRVAILARDYIGMKPTMMVTEGDIVKVGQPLFEDKKTPGVLFTAPAAGKVVEINRGAKRKLLSVVIEVEGDDKVAFPSYTEDHLTQLDRATVEENLIQSGLWTAFRTRPYGKVPAPGTSPRSIFVTAMDTNPLAAEAAPIIKGSEIEFIAGLEAISTLTEGKVHVCQAPGAALPGEGLDFVDAVEFEGKHPAGLPGTHIHFLDSAGPGRVVWYLGYQDVIAIGHLFRTGELDPMRVISLAGPGVKEPRLLKVRLGSSIEDLTKDQLTEGPMRKVSGSVLCGYQSEGVEAYLGRYHNQVSVLGEGGHREMLGWLAPGFKKFSVKSVFASFFSPGELPMTATANGSHRAIVPIEVYETVMPLDIEPTALMKSLIVEDTDSAQALGALELEEEDVALCTFVDTGKHDFGTILRKNLTRIEAEG; encoded by the coding sequence ATGCCACGTCGGATCACGATTAGCAAAGGCCTGGATCTGCCGATTTCAGGCAAGCCAAAACAGTCGGTGCAAGAGATCGCCGATGTCCGAAGGGTTGCCATTCTGGCACGAGACTACATCGGCATGAAGCCAACGATGATGGTCACCGAAGGGGACATCGTCAAAGTTGGCCAACCGCTGTTTGAAGATAAGAAAACGCCAGGCGTCCTATTTACTGCGCCAGCTGCCGGCAAAGTGGTCGAGATTAATCGCGGTGCTAAGCGAAAGTTGCTCTCGGTCGTCATTGAGGTCGAGGGGGACGATAAAGTCGCTTTCCCCTCTTACACCGAAGATCATCTAACGCAGCTGGACCGAGCCACGGTTGAGGAAAACCTGATTCAGTCAGGTTTGTGGACCGCTTTCCGCACGCGTCCTTATGGTAAGGTGCCCGCTCCCGGCACTTCGCCGCGCTCGATCTTTGTTACGGCTATGGACACCAATCCCTTGGCGGCCGAAGCGGCCCCAATCATTAAGGGAAGCGAAATCGAGTTCATTGCCGGACTTGAAGCGATCAGCACGCTGACCGAAGGCAAAGTTCACGTTTGCCAGGCTCCTGGGGCGGCGCTGCCTGGGGAAGGGCTGGACTTTGTTGATGCGGTCGAGTTTGAAGGTAAGCACCCCGCCGGCTTGCCAGGTACACACATTCACTTCCTCGACTCAGCCGGTCCTGGTCGCGTGGTTTGGTACCTCGGTTACCAAGACGTGATTGCCATCGGCCATTTGTTCCGCACCGGCGAACTTGATCCGATGCGAGTCATCTCGCTGGCTGGTCCAGGTGTTAAGGAACCACGTCTGTTGAAGGTGCGTCTTGGTTCCAGCATCGAAGATCTGACGAAAGATCAACTGACCGAAGGGCCCATGCGAAAGGTCTCTGGTTCGGTTCTTTGCGGTTACCAATCGGAAGGCGTCGAAGCTTACTTGGGGCGATATCACAACCAGGTTTCAGTCCTGGGCGAAGGTGGCCATCGCGAAATGCTCGGCTGGTTGGCACCTGGATTCAAAAAGTTCTCGGTAAAGTCGGTGTTCGCATCGTTCTTCTCGCCAGGCGAGCTACCAATGACCGCAACCGCCAACGGCAGCCACCGGGCGATTGTTCCGATTGAGGTTTACGAGACGGTCATGCCGTTGGACATTGAGCCAACCGCCTTAATGAAGTCATTGATTGTGGAAGATACCGATTCGGCTCAGGCCCTTGGGGCGCTCGAATTGGAAGAAGAAGACGTCGCTCTTTGTACGTTTGTCGATACAGGTAAACACGATTTCGGTACCATTCTGCGGAAGAACCTGACCCGCATTGAAGCCGAAGGATAG